A portion of the Candidatus Woesearchaeota archaeon genome contains these proteins:
- a CDS encoding diphthamide synthesis protein: protein MYDLEINRLKEEIRKRNAKRVLLQLPDGLKPKAKEIVDELQKYSAVEVFVWLGSCYGGCDIPDVKALGVDLIVQYGHSIFHKEEW, encoded by the coding sequence ATGTATGATCTTGAGATCAACAGGCTGAAAGAGGAGATCAGGAAAAGGAATGCGAAGAGAGTGCTGCTGCAGCTGCCTGACGGGCTCAAGCCAAAGGCGAAGGAGATAGTCGATGAGCTGCAGAAATATTCAGCGGTCGAAGTGTTTGTGTGGCTAGGGAGCTGCTATGGCGGATGCGACATACCAGATGTAAAAGCCCTGGGTGTCGACCTGATAGTGCAATACGGCCACAGTATATTCCATAAGGAGGAATGGTGA
- a CDS encoding diphthamide synthesis protein, whose product MGIIFMDAKWDKEIKLGEEVIEYLEEYANSVALFASVQFLNLDTVKQQLRSRGIEIRTTKAKRTDEEEQILGCDCYPDSFAKGIIPEADAILYIGDGMFHPQALLLAQMHTDKKKEIITWNPAAEKMRIIKPLEVKKNLAKYKANVMRFMSAKNIGIMVTTKPGQQFLEKAIELKDGIAAKGKKAYIFLDDSVSLNQTENFNFIECWVNTACPRIGLDDILHLERPMINIKEAFEPEKALEQIK is encoded by the coding sequence ATGGGCATAATCTTCATGGATGCAAAGTGGGACAAGGAGATCAAGCTAGGGGAAGAAGTGATTGAATACCTCGAAGAGTATGCAAACTCAGTGGCGCTGTTCGCTTCAGTGCAGTTCCTGAACCTTGACACTGTGAAGCAGCAGCTGCGCTCCCGGGGGATAGAGATAAGGACAACAAAAGCAAAAAGGACAGATGAAGAAGAGCAGATACTAGGATGCGACTGCTACCCTGATTCATTTGCAAAAGGCATAATCCCAGAAGCTGATGCAATCCTCTATATAGGGGACGGCATGTTCCACCCCCAGGCGCTACTGCTAGCACAGATGCATACAGATAAGAAAAAAGAGATAATCACATGGAATCCTGCAGCAGAGAAGATGAGGATAATCAAGCCTCTGGAAGTCAAGAAAAATCTTGCAAAATACAAGGCGAACGTAATGAGATTCATGTCTGCAAAGAACATCGGCATCATGGTGACGACAAAACCGGGCCAGCAGTTCCTGGAGAAAGCGATAGAGCTCAAGGATGGCATCGCTGCCAAAGGAAAGAAAGCATACATATTCCTGGATGATTCAGTAAGCCTTAATCAGACAGAGAACTTCAACTTCATAGAGTGCTGGGTCAACACAGCATGTCCCAGGATAGGTCTTGACGACATACTGCATCTTGAAAGGCCTATGATAAACATCAAAGAAGCCTTTGAGCCAGAGAAAGCACTGGAGCAGATAAAATGA
- a CDS encoding metallophosphoesterase, with protein sequence MNRMLEFIIFFSFFLGVYAAMNYYAYLRLDIILGSRPWLMPLIILLGLSFPLLSVTERFMHHNTVRYAYIMSTIYLGVLFFMIVAFALLDLAHLGSLIAKSSFNYQLIGLIALIIVILVSGYSMFNATQLNIKKISVPGDDELKIVQLSDIHVGTIHTSRYLKKIVRISNEQEPDIVAITGDLFDGSDGVNKELIMPLKDLKARLGVYFVTGNHETYLETDKIVEMVRSLNVTVLRNEMTEAGGVQIIGIDNPTNDLKNNIHHLKNMDIDKKKTTILLYHTPIGVKEASEAGVDLMLSGHTHNGQIWPFDIMVRLFFRYVKGLYEVGDMHLYLSPGAGTWGPPMRLGSRSEISVIEMK encoded by the coding sequence ATGAACAGGATGCTTGAATTCATAATATTCTTCAGCTTCTTCCTGGGGGTCTATGCTGCAATGAACTATTATGCCTATCTAAGGCTTGACATCATACTCGGAAGCAGACCCTGGCTCATGCCATTGATCATATTATTGGGGCTGAGCTTCCCATTGCTCAGCGTGACCGAGCGGTTCATGCATCATAATACAGTGAGATATGCTTACATAATGTCCACAATATACCTAGGGGTATTGTTCTTCATGATAGTGGCATTCGCATTATTGGATCTTGCCCATCTGGGTTCACTCATAGCAAAATCAAGCTTCAACTACCAACTAATCGGCCTGATAGCCCTGATAATAGTGATACTGGTGTCAGGATATTCAATGTTCAATGCCACACAGCTGAACATCAAGAAAATAAGCGTGCCAGGGGATGATGAGCTGAAGATAGTGCAGCTATCAGACATACATGTCGGCACAATACACACATCAAGATACCTGAAGAAGATTGTCAGAATCTCGAATGAACAAGAACCTGATATTGTGGCAATAACAGGAGACCTGTTCGACGGAAGCGACGGAGTCAATAAGGAACTGATAATGCCCCTGAAAGACCTGAAGGCACGCCTTGGAGTGTACTTTGTGACTGGAAACCATGAGACCTACCTTGAGACAGACAAGATAGTGGAAATGGTGAGATCACTGAATGTGACAGTACTCAGGAATGAGATGACAGAAGCCGGCGGGGTGCAGATCATAGGGATAGACAACCCTACAAATGACCTCAAGAACAACATCCATCATCTCAAGAATATGGATATAGACAAGAAAAAGACCACAATACTGCTATATCATACGCCGATAGGGGTGAAAGAGGCATCAGAAGCAGGAGTTGACCTGATGCTCTCCGGCCACACGCACAATGGCCAGATATGGCCATTCGACATCATGGTGAGGCTGTTCTTCAGATATGTGAAAGGCCTGTATGAGGTCGGGGACATGCACCTCTATCTCTCTCCGGGGGCAGGGACTTGGGGACCGCCGATGAGACTTGGATCAAGATCAGAGATATCCGTCATAGAGATGAAATAG